In a single window of the Desulfonatronum thiodismutans genome:
- a CDS encoding response regulator, with amino-acid sequence MKRTNVLVVDDQDDFRVPLVKRLQKRNFIIRGAQGGRTALEMMAEDPADVVLLDLRMSDMDGLDLLQVLKQRHPATQVVVLTGYASMESAQTARQLGALDYLMKPGNLDEILSKIHEAASTIVRPEPVQA; translated from the coding sequence GTGAAGCGGACCAACGTGTTGGTGGTGGACGACCAGGACGACTTCCGAGTTCCTCTGGTCAAACGGCTGCAAAAGCGCAATTTCATCATCCGCGGGGCCCAAGGAGGCCGGACGGCTCTGGAAATGATGGCCGAGGACCCCGCGGACGTTGTGCTCCTGGATCTGCGCATGTCGGACATGGACGGCCTGGATCTGCTCCAGGTGCTCAAGCAGCGCCACCCCGCCACCCAGGTCGTCGTGCTCACAGGATACGCCTCTATGGAATCCGCCCAAACCGCCCGGCAACTGGGTGCGCTGGACTACCTGATGAAGCCAGGCAATCTGGACGAGATTCTGTCCAAAATCCATGAGGCTGCGTCCACCATCGTCCGACCTGAACCCGTCCAAGCCTGA
- a CDS encoding sensor histidine kinase, with amino-acid sequence MRREEWKRLYGQELGFFAAISASVTHEIKNHLAIINEQNGLLGDMLAMDADDGPVYRKRLSKVVQDVADQVTKADAVVRRFNTFAHTADSPVGAVDIADFLKLFGEISARLARRKRATVLVEPGAECVTIRTRPFELLHLLFCAMNVLLDSGTSKGALRLRLESGAEKVRVQMIRDGDNGAVGTQSSDPALPLLLQRLQACLVFASNGTGLTLELPLELMEAQEES; translated from the coding sequence ATGCGGCGTGAAGAATGGAAACGACTCTATGGTCAGGAACTGGGTTTTTTCGCGGCGATTTCGGCCAGCGTTACGCATGAAATCAAGAACCATCTGGCGATCATCAACGAACAGAATGGGTTGCTGGGGGACATGCTGGCCATGGATGCCGATGACGGCCCAGTCTATCGAAAGCGCCTGAGCAAGGTGGTTCAGGATGTGGCCGATCAGGTGACCAAGGCGGATGCGGTGGTCCGACGCTTCAACACCTTTGCCCATACGGCCGACAGTCCGGTTGGGGCCGTGGACATCGCTGACTTTCTGAAGCTGTTTGGGGAGATATCCGCAAGGCTGGCCCGGCGCAAGAGGGCGACCGTGCTCGTGGAGCCGGGTGCTGAATGCGTGACCATCCGGACCAGACCCTTTGAGTTGCTGCATCTGTTGTTTTGCGCGATGAACGTCCTGCTTGACTCCGGAACCTCCAAGGGGGCCCTGCGACTCCGGCTGGAGTCAGGTGCCGAAAAAGTACGTGTCCAGATGATCAGGGACGGGGACAATGGAGCTGTGGGGACGCAATCATCCGATCCGGCCCTGCCACTGCTTCTTCAGCGACTCCAGGCCTGTCTGGTCTTTGCTTCCAACGGGACGGGCCTTACGCTTGAACTGCCGCTGGAACTCATGGAGGCTCAAGAGGAGAGCTGA
- a CDS encoding response regulator, giving the protein MPTASRTSPLAALHVLLVDDEQGFVDVLTKRLRRRDVSVTSVLSGKEGVRALRGRSFDVAVLDLKMEDLDGIEVLKIFKILDPAMPVIILTGHGSEQAAREGLALGAADYLMKPCDLDELLIKISALAHHPGTQAA; this is encoded by the coding sequence ATGCCCACCGCTTCCCGAACCTCTCCCCTGGCGGCCCTGCACGTTCTGCTGGTGGACGATGAACAGGGCTTCGTCGACGTTCTGACCAAGCGTCTGCGTCGACGCGACGTCTCCGTGACCTCCGTCCTCTCCGGCAAGGAAGGCGTTCGCGCCCTGCGCGGACGATCCTTTGACGTCGCCGTACTGGACCTGAAAATGGAGGACTTGGACGGCATCGAGGTGTTGAAAATCTTCAAGATCCTGGACCCGGCCATGCCGGTGATCATTCTGACCGGACACGGATCGGAACAGGCCGCCAGGGAAGGTCTGGCCTTGGGAGCGGCGGACTACCTAATGAAGCCCTGTGATCTGGACGAGCTGCTGATCAAAATCAGTGCCCTGGCACACCATCCAGGGACGCAGGCCGCGTGA
- a CDS encoding PEP/pyruvate-binding domain-containing protein, producing MKDLPGLKQAWTRLADADAEFLSRVAECELASRDTSPPTMTTLRAQSTRMCVSICAMLRSVREMSTRDLSGIEGPFRDLARSIHLAAAPPGPPENPELIVPLSQANSENIPAVGYKAALLGDIRRLHPRSNLSGWRVPDGFVITAEAYRLFMVHQGLADEINRLLQIHESATLVDRLRLSSELQQRIITAQLPDQLQTAVRAAYRELESAAGHRGVRVVLRPSCVGEAPPERSFTGLHRTEVNVGEDLLLTAYKEILASQYGPTAMRHRRIGGLRVEDQPMAVICSAMVDTMAAGLIITRHSADSASTLVQVLAVPGLAKAVFEGYVQPDEWEVSRESSRIIARRIVDKPERFTAFLAEEGVSLLSNPPFLRDQPTLEDERIMDVARLGMELEAHCGGPLRMEWALSKDGEYFIQQLRHVRHASSSGAPLGPSPTARPPSVPTAYEDTILAQGTETACPGLDAGRVFVAHTNNDLLHVPEGAVLVVTRPLRRWSGVVPHVAAVVVEAGGVFSHLASIAREFQVPAICGVHNATAVLQNGQDVVVDATQRNVLAPSTPRLAPPHGSEPLNHPTQDPAQPATPAHKTLATILSQVAPLSRVNPLDPRIATENVQSLRDMAQVCRLLACRQILKLSYAPGLLHHLAVPHPLNWWVLDLDDPCLEKQMGRPSPAEPHAPTFHPVLHPMLNAVWTGIARSDWTLYANSPRQFRLLRFIRRLRASVRPLSAPRPRIFILSESTTLLNLSLERALFNIQVHEASPSMNTLSFIWQWFPPWTPLPDVQRMVVDTVRLHGFFAELAPDGLCAWSTGHDPSELRRRAAFLGALIAFVQRPNTALNLNFDDSRP from the coding sequence GTGAAGGATCTGCCCGGACTGAAGCAGGCCTGGACCCGGCTCGCCGACGCTGATGCCGAATTTCTCAGCCGCGTCGCTGAGTGTGAACTCGCCTCCCGAGACACCTCCCCGCCGACCATGACCACTTTGCGGGCCCAGAGCACCCGTATGTGCGTTTCGATCTGCGCCATGCTGCGCTCCGTCCGGGAAATGAGCACGCGGGATTTGAGCGGCATCGAAGGGCCGTTTCGGGACCTGGCGCGATCCATCCACCTCGCCGCCGCGCCTCCAGGGCCGCCGGAAAACCCGGAGCTGATCGTTCCCCTCTCTCAGGCAAACTCGGAAAACATCCCGGCGGTGGGATACAAAGCGGCCCTGCTGGGAGATATTCGTCGGCTGCATCCGCGCTCGAACCTCTCGGGGTGGCGTGTTCCGGACGGATTCGTGATCACCGCCGAGGCGTACCGGCTGTTCATGGTTCATCAGGGATTGGCGGACGAAATCAATCGGCTTCTGCAAATTCACGAAAGCGCCACGTTGGTGGACCGGTTGCGGCTTAGCTCGGAACTGCAACAACGCATCATCACCGCCCAGCTGCCGGATCAATTGCAAACCGCGGTCCGGGCCGCGTACCGCGAACTGGAATCCGCCGCCGGACACCGCGGCGTGCGTGTCGTCCTGCGCCCCAGTTGCGTCGGGGAAGCCCCTCCGGAACGCTCGTTCACCGGGCTGCACCGCACCGAAGTCAACGTGGGCGAAGACCTGTTGCTTACGGCCTACAAGGAGATTCTGGCCTCCCAATATGGGCCGACGGCCATGCGCCACCGCCGAATTGGCGGATTGCGGGTCGAGGATCAGCCCATGGCCGTGATCTGCTCGGCCATGGTGGACACCATGGCCGCCGGACTGATTATCACCCGGCATTCCGCTGACTCGGCGTCCACCTTGGTGCAGGTCCTCGCGGTCCCCGGCTTGGCCAAGGCCGTTTTCGAGGGCTATGTTCAGCCGGACGAATGGGAGGTGTCTCGCGAGTCGTCGCGGATCATCGCCCGGCGGATTGTCGATAAACCGGAACGATTCACGGCCTTTCTCGCCGAGGAAGGGGTCTCCCTGTTGAGTAACCCGCCCTTTCTGCGCGACCAGCCCACCCTGGAGGACGAGCGGATTATGGACGTAGCCCGGTTGGGCATGGAGCTGGAAGCCCATTGCGGCGGTCCGTTGCGCATGGAGTGGGCCCTGTCCAAGGATGGTGAATACTTTATCCAACAGCTCCGGCATGTTCGCCATGCCTCCTCTTCCGGCGCGCCGCTTGGCCCATCGCCGACAGCTCGGCCACCCTCAGTCCCGACCGCCTACGAGGATACCATTCTGGCTCAAGGAACCGAGACGGCTTGTCCGGGCCTGGACGCTGGGCGGGTCTTTGTCGCGCACACCAACAACGACCTGCTGCACGTCCCGGAAGGAGCGGTCCTCGTCGTCACCCGCCCCTTGCGGCGCTGGTCCGGGGTTGTGCCCCACGTCGCAGCGGTGGTGGTCGAAGCAGGAGGCGTATTCAGCCACCTGGCCTCCATCGCTCGGGAGTTCCAGGTTCCCGCGATCTGCGGCGTCCACAACGCCACAGCCGTGCTGCAAAACGGTCAGGATGTCGTCGTGGACGCGACCCAACGCAACGTTCTCGCGCCATCTACCCCACGGCTCGCGCCCCCTCACGGAAGCGAACCGCTCAACCATCCCACCCAAGACCCCGCTCAACCGGCAACCCCCGCCCACAAGACCCTGGCCACGATACTGAGCCAGGTAGCCCCCTTGAGTCGGGTCAACCCTTTGGACCCGCGAATTGCAACGGAAAACGTTCAGAGTCTTCGGGACATGGCCCAAGTCTGTCGGCTGCTGGCTTGTCGCCAAATCCTGAAACTGTCGTATGCGCCCGGCCTGCTCCATCACTTGGCGGTCCCGCATCCGCTGAACTGGTGGGTCCTGGACCTGGACGATCCGTGCCTGGAAAAGCAGATGGGCCGCCCGTCCCCAGCGGAGCCCCACGCACCGACGTTCCATCCGGTCCTGCACCCCATGCTCAACGCCGTCTGGACGGGCATCGCCCGATCGGACTGGACACTTTACGCCAATTCTCCCCGCCAGTTCCGCCTCTTGCGCTTCATTCGCCGCCTGCGGGCCTCGGTCCGCCCCCTTTCAGCACCCCGCCCGCGAATATTCATCCTTTCCGAAAGCACGACCCTGCTCAACCTCTCATTGGAGCGGGCCTTGTTCAACATTCAGGTCCATGAGGCGTCGCCATCCATGAACACCTTGAGCTTTATCTGGCAGTGGTTCCCGCCCTGGACCCCGCTCCCGGACGTGCAACGCATGGTGGTCGACACGGTCCGGCTTCACGGCTTCTTCGCGGAACTCGCCCCTGACGGTTTGTGCGCTTGGTCCACGGGCCACGATCCGTCGGAACTACGCCGTCGCGCGGCCTTTCTCGGCGCTCTGATCGCGTTTGTCCAACGCCCAAACACGGCCCTGAATCTCAACTTTGACGATTCAAGGCCTTGA